In Lapillicoccus jejuensis, the DNA window ATCTCGTCCACCAGCCACTCGTTGGGACCGAAGTCCGTGAGGGAAGTGGTCCGGGACTGGTCGGGCACGGCGGATACGCCTCTTTCACAGCGTCGACGGCGGAAGGTCGCGCCCCACGACATGCACGAATCGGACGCGACACGGTCCTGTCCAGGGTAGACCTGCGCACGCCGGGCCGGGACCACCCCACGGGGCGTGCCGGTGTGCGGCACGCCACGTGCGGTGGACGGTCAGGAGGTGCTCAGGAGATGTCGCGGCGGGTGGTGAGCGCCGACCCGACCCCCGCCATGACGGCGGCGTACGCCATGAGCACGAGCGCCCCGGCCCACCAGGAGAGGGTCGTCGCGTCGCTCGGGCCCCCGCCGAAGGCGTTGCCGGTGTCGCCGAGCATCGCGCTCGTGGCCTGGCTGGGCAGGTAGGGGACGATGTCGCGGCCCCAGCTCACCAGGCCGAGGACGGCGCCGAGGATGGGCTCGACGATCCAGGCCACGCCGACGGCGACGAGCAGGGCGGCCACCTGGTTGGGGATGAGGATCCCCGCGCCGAGGCCGATGAGGGCCCACAGGCCGAGCACGAGCAGGGCGAGGGCGAGCGAGCGCCAGATCGCCGGGTCGGCGAACGCGTCGTGCCCCTTGGCGCTCAGCACGGCGGTGCCGACCCCGACCGAGACGAGGATCGACAGGACGCCGTACCCGGCGCCGATGACGAGCAGCGAGACGATCTTGGCGAGCATGACCCGCACCCGGTGCGGGGTGGCCAGGAACGTCGAGGTGATCGTCTTGTGCCGGTACTCCGCGCCGATGGTCAGCACGCCGATGGCGAGGGTGAGCAGGTAGACCAGCCCGATGCCGCCGGTGAAGACCGTGCGGGCGAGCTGCAGGTCGGTGGTGGCGGCGCCCGGCTGGTCCTGCACGGACGAGCTGGTGAGGACGAGACCGAAGAGCAGGGCGAGCCCGCCGCTGGCCAGGGCGATGGCGATGGCCATGCCCCACCACATGCGGGTGGTGAGGAACTTGCGCAGCTCGGCGGAGATGGCGCGGGTCATGCCGACGCTCCTTCGGTGGTCGTGGGGTGGGGGGCGTCGGCCGGGGCGCCGGGGCCCGCCGGGGCGGAGAGGTTGCGGTTGGCGTTCGACGGCAACGACGTGAGCCGGAAGTAGAGCGACTCGAGGTCGGCCTTCTGGGCGACCAGGCCGTGCAGCGGGACCCCGGCCGAGAAGGCGAGGTCGCCGACGGCGGCGGCGTCGCCCGTGGCGAGCCGCACGGTGCCGCGCTCGTCACCGGCCTGTGGCTCGAGCAGCCGGACGCCGGCCCGGCGGGCCGCGTCGGCGAGCTCCTGGGCGCGGGGGCTGCGGGCGATCACGGTCGGCTCGCCGCTCAGCTCGTCGACGGTGCCCTGGGCGACCGAGCGCCCGTTGGCGACGATGACGACGTCGTCGACGGTCTGCGCGACCTCCTGGAGGAGGTGGCTGGAGACGAGCAGCGTCTTGCCCTGGCTGCTGAGGTGGCGCAGGAAGCCGCGCAGCCAGCGGATCCCCTCGGGGTCGAGACCGTTGGTCGGCTCGTCGAGGATGAGGACGCGCGGGTCGCCGAGCAGGGCGGCGGCGAGGCCGAGCCGCTGGCGCATGCCCATCGAGTAGCCGCCGGCGCGCTTGCGGGCGGCGGCCGGGATCCCGACGAGCTCGAGCAGCTCGTCCACGCGCGACGTCGGCAGCCCGGCGGCGGCGGCGAGGACGCGCAGGTGGTCGCGGCCGGTGCGGCCGGGGTGGAAGTTGGTCGCCTCGAGGGCGGCGCCGACCTCGCGCAGGGGGACGGGCAGGTCCTGGTAGCTGCGGCCGCCGATCGTCGCGGTGCCCGAGGTGGGCCGGACCAGCCCGAGGAGCATCCGCAGCGTCGTCGTCTTCCCGGCGCCGTTGGGGCCGAGGAAGCCGGTGATCCGGCCGGGCTCGACGGTCAGGTCGAGCGAGTCGACGGCCACGAAGCCGCCGAAGCGCTTGGTGAGGCCGCGGACCTCGATGCGCGCGCCGTCGGTCGCGCCGCCGCCGGGGGAGACGCGGGAGGGGGCGAGGGGTGCCTGGGTCATGACGCCACCCTCCCACCGCCCGGGGGTCGCGGGATCCGTCCTGCGGGGGAGTTCGGGGTCCGCGGGCCCCAGGATCAGGGGGGAGGGAGGGCGGACCCTGACCTCCTAGGATGGGTGGACTATGACCGAGTGGTTGCTCGTCCTCCTGGCGGTCGCGCTCACGGCGGGCACCTCGATCTTCGTCGCCGCGGAGTTCAGCCTCGTCGCGCTCGACCGCCCCACCGTCCAGCAGGCCGTCGACGAGGGGGACGGGCGGGCCCGGGCCGTCCTGGGCTCGCTGCGCCAGCTGTCCACCCAGCTCTCCGGCGCGCAGGTCGGCATCACCCTCACCACGCTCATCGTCGGGTACGTCGCCGAGCCGTCCGTGGGCGCGCTCCTCCAGGGTCCGCTCCGCAGCGCGGGTCTGCCGGACGGGGTGGTCGCGACGGTGGCCACGACGCTGGCCCTCGTCCTCGTCACCGTCTTCTCCATGGTGTTCGGCGAGCTGCTGCCGCAGTTCCTCGGCATCTCCGCGCCGCTCGGCACCGCCAAGGTCGTCGCGCTGCCCGTGCGCGGCTTCGCCCTCCTCGTCCGGCCGCTCATCGTCGTCCTCAACGGCTCCGCGAACCGCTTCCTGCGCGCGCTTGGCATCACCCCCCAGGAGGAGCTGTCCGGGGCGCGGACACCGCAGGAGCTGGCCAGCCTGGTCCGTCGCTCGGCGCTGCAGGGGACGCTGGAGGAGGGGACCGCGCGGATGATCACCCGGGGGCTCGACTTCGGCGACCGCACCGCCTCCGACGTCATGACCCCGCGGGTGCGCGCGGTCGCGGTGGACCGGACGACGTCGGCCGAGGAGGTCCTGCGCACCGCGCGGCAGACCGGCTTCTCCCGGTTCCCCGTCCTCGGCGACGGCTGGGACGACGTCGACGGCATCGTCCACGTCAAGCGGGCCATCGCCGTGCCGCAGGAGCGGCGTGCGGACGTGCCGGCCAGCGCCCTCATGGCCCCGCACGTGCTCGTCCCCGAGACCATCCGCCTCGACCCGCTGCTGCTGCAGCTGCGCGCCGCCGGCCTGCAGATGGCCGTCGTCGTCGACGAGTACGGCGGGACGGCGGGGGTGGTCACGCTCGAGGACCTCGTCGAGGAGATCGTCGGCGAGGTGAGCGACGAGCACGACCGCTCCGGCGGCGACGGCCAGCGGCTCACCGACGGCTCCTGGTCGGTGCCGGGCCTGTGGCGCCCCGACGAGGTGCGCGACGCCACCGGCGCGGTCGTGCCGGACGGGGCGTCCTACGAGACCGTGGGCGGGTTCCTCATGGCCGAGCTCGGGCGCGTCCCGGTGCCCGGCGACGAGGTCCCGCTCGAGGGCTGGACGCTGCGGGTGGCGCGGATGGAGGGTCGGCGCGTCGACCGCGTCCGCATCGTGCCGGCGGGCGAGCCGCCGGGCGGGCCGCCGGGCGAGCCGGCGCCGTCGCGACCCGAGGGGGAGGGGGCGTGAGCCACACCGTCGCCCTGTGGGTCTCGGTCCTCCTGCTGCTCGGCAACGCGTTCTTCGTCGGCGCCGAGTTCGCCGCCATGGCCGCGCGCCGCTCGACGCTCGAGCCGCTGGCCGAGCAGGGCAGCGCGCGGGCCCGGATGTGCCTCGACGCCCTCGAGCAGCTCGGGTCGATGCTCGCCACGGCCCAGCTCGGCATCACGGTCTGCTCGGTCGGCATCGGCGCGCTCGCGGAGGCCGCCCTGCACGAGATGATCGAGGGGCTCTTCCACACCTGGCACCTGGCCGAGCACGGCCTCTCCGACGCGTGGAGCAGCCCGCTGGCCCTCGTCCTCGCGCTGCTCGTCGTCGTCTACCTGCACGTCGTCGTCGGCGAGATGATCCCCAAGAACCTCGCCATCGCCGGGCCGGACCGGGCGGCGCTGCTGCTCGTCCCGCCGCTGCTGTGGCTGGCGCGGGCGCTGCGGCCGGTCGTGCGGGTCATGGAGGCGCTGGCCAAGTCCCTCGTGCGGCTGTTCCGGGTCGAGCCCAAGGACGAGATCGCCAGCGCCTTCACCGCCGAGGAGGTCGCGCACATCGTCGCCGAGAGCACCGCGGAGGGCCTCATCGAGGAGGAGCGCCAGGGCCTGGTCCGCTCCGCGCTCGAGTTCAGCGA includes these proteins:
- a CDS encoding ABC transporter permease, producing the protein MTRAISAELRKFLTTRMWWGMAIAIALASGGLALLFGLVLTSSSVQDQPGAATTDLQLARTVFTGGIGLVYLLTLAIGVLTIGAEYRHKTITSTFLATPHRVRVMLAKIVSLLVIGAGYGVLSILVSVGVGTAVLSAKGHDAFADPAIWRSLALALLVLGLWALIGLGAGILIPNQVAALLVAVGVAWIVEPILGAVLGLVSWGRDIVPYLPSQATSAMLGDTGNAFGGGPSDATTLSWWAGALVLMAYAAVMAGVGSALTTRRDIS
- a CDS encoding ABC transporter ATP-binding protein, with amino-acid sequence MTQAPLAPSRVSPGGGATDGARIEVRGLTKRFGGFVAVDSLDLTVEPGRITGFLGPNGAGKTTTLRMLLGLVRPTSGTATIGGRSYQDLPVPLREVGAALEATNFHPGRTGRDHLRVLAAAAGLPTSRVDELLELVGIPAAARKRAGGYSMGMRQRLGLAAALLGDPRVLILDEPTNGLDPEGIRWLRGFLRHLSSQGKTLLVSSHLLQEVAQTVDDVVIVANGRSVAQGTVDELSGEPTVIARSPRAQELADAARRAGVRLLEPQAGDERGTVRLATGDAAAVGDLAFSAGVPLHGLVAQKADLESLYFRLTSLPSNANRNLSAPAGPGAPADAPHPTTTEGASA
- a CDS encoding hemolysin family protein, whose protein sequence is MTEWLLVLLAVALTAGTSIFVAAEFSLVALDRPTVQQAVDEGDGRARAVLGSLRQLSTQLSGAQVGITLTTLIVGYVAEPSVGALLQGPLRSAGLPDGVVATVATTLALVLVTVFSMVFGELLPQFLGISAPLGTAKVVALPVRGFALLVRPLIVVLNGSANRFLRALGITPQEELSGARTPQELASLVRRSALQGTLEEGTARMITRGLDFGDRTASDVMTPRVRAVAVDRTTSAEEVLRTARQTGFSRFPVLGDGWDDVDGIVHVKRAIAVPQERRADVPASALMAPHVLVPETIRLDPLLLQLRAAGLQMAVVVDEYGGTAGVVTLEDLVEEIVGEVSDEHDRSGGDGQRLTDGSWSVPGLWRPDEVRDATGAVVPDGASYETVGGFLMAELGRVPVPGDEVPLEGWTLRVARMEGRRVDRVRIVPAGEPPGGPPGEPAPSRPEGEGA
- a CDS encoding hemolysin family protein, giving the protein MSHTVALWVSVLLLLGNAFFVGAEFAAMAARRSTLEPLAEQGSARARMCLDALEQLGSMLATAQLGITVCSVGIGALAEAALHEMIEGLFHTWHLAEHGLSDAWSSPLALVLALLVVVYLHVVVGEMIPKNLAIAGPDRAALLLVPPLLWLARALRPVVRVMEALAKSLVRLFRVEPKDEIASAFTAEEVAHIVAESTAEGLIEEERQGLVRSALEFSDKSAADVAVPVAQLVTVGPDTTPAQIERLVARRGFSRYPVTDAVGEVDGYLHLKDVLYADDERHEQPVPAKRVRRLATVRPQDEVEDVLATMQRTGAHLARVVGEDGVVTGVVFLEDVLEELVGEVSDATQR